A genomic region of Glycine max cultivar Williams 82 chromosome 15, Glycine_max_v4.0, whole genome shotgun sequence contains the following coding sequences:
- the LOC100790122 gene encoding beta-galactosidase 9, protein MLHMTSYTQWGERLPHRPVEDLAFAVACFFQRGGSFQNYYMYFGRTNFGRTAGGPLQITSYDYVASIDEYGQLREPKWGHLKDLHAALKLCEPALVATDSPTYIKLGPNQEIGTLSMLRSRFQSLPGAFNTCLVPFDKKQKGRFSSQRNLLRLLQAKEMKLPNLHNYGMRLFAVSTRKIS, encoded by the exons ATGCTCCATATGACATC GTATACACAATGGGGTGAAAGATTGCCTCATAGACCTGTTGAAGACCTTGCTTTTGCAGTTGCGTGTTTTTTCCAACGTGGAGGaagctttcaaaactattacATG TATTTTGGCAGAACAAATTTTGGCCGCACTGCAGGGGGACCCTTGCAAATTACAAGTTATGATTATGTTGCTTCAATTGATGAGTATG GTCAGCTGCGTGAACCAAAATGGGGTCACTTGAAAGATTTACATGCTGCTTTGAAGCTTTGTGAGCCTGCCCTGGTGGCCACTGATTCACCAACATATATAAAACTGGGTCCAAATCAGGAG ATAGGCACTCTGAGCATGCTAAGGTCACGGTTTCAATCATTGCCTGGTGCATTCAACACATGTTTGGTTCCTTTTGATaagaagcaaaaaggaagattCTCTTCTCAAAGAAATTTGCTGAG ATTACTGCAAGCAAAAGAAATGAAGCTACCAAATTTGCACAATTATGGAATGAGATTATTTGCAGTTTCCACGAGGAAGATCTCATAA